The following proteins come from a genomic window of Mariniflexile sp. TRM1-10:
- a CDS encoding ABC-F family ATP-binding cassette domain-containing protein produces MMNIHNLSISFQGEYLFEDITFKLVNGDRVGLIGKNGAGKSTMLKILSKEMEPDTGQIAADKELKIGFLKQDIDFILGRTVLEEAYEAFTEIKQLEAKMDAVNTQMAERTDYESEGYHQLMVDINELQHQYEILGGYNYQGDTEKILQGLGFKREDFNKLTDTFSGGWRMRIELAKLLLQNNDILLLDEPTNHLDIESIIWLEGFLKNYTGAVAIVSHDKMFLDNVTNRTIEISLGRIYDYPKPYSKYLVLREELRTQQLASQKNQQKQIEQTEKLIEKFRAKASKATMAQSLIKKLDKIDRIEVDEDDNSVMTLNFPVSIIPGKVVVEMEKISKSYGHNQVLKNVSLLIERDSKTAFVGQNGQGKSTLAKIMVGDIQYDGHLKLGHNVQIGYFAQNQAEYLDGNKTVLDTMIDAANETNRSKVRDILGSFLFRGDEAEKYVRVLSGGERNRLALAKLMLQPFNVLIMDEPTNHLDIKSKNVLKEALKKFGGTLVLVSHDRDFLQGLTNKVYEFKDHKLKEYLGDIDYYLEQRNVESLRDVEKRTVVKETPKEKKQQSYDDQKKLKSLNNRLSNIEAEINRLERDIKKIDLELESNYEAVTSKPDFFDKYQKLKSDLQDSMDKWEAIQLDIEQFVD; encoded by the coding sequence ATGATGAACATTCATAATTTATCGATTTCATTTCAAGGCGAATACTTGTTTGAGGATATTACGTTTAAACTGGTTAATGGCGATAGGGTTGGGCTTATTGGTAAAAATGGCGCAGGAAAATCAACCATGCTTAAAATTTTATCGAAAGAAATGGAGCCGGATACGGGACAAATTGCTGCCGATAAAGAACTTAAAATTGGCTTTTTAAAGCAAGATATTGATTTTATTTTAGGAAGAACGGTACTTGAAGAAGCTTACGAAGCGTTTACAGAGATAAAACAGTTGGAAGCTAAAATGGATGCCGTTAATACCCAAATGGCAGAACGCACCGATTATGAAAGTGAAGGTTACCATCAATTAATGGTAGATATTAACGAACTTCAACATCAATATGAAATTTTAGGTGGTTATAATTACCAAGGAGATACCGAGAAGATTCTTCAAGGTTTAGGGTTTAAACGTGAGGACTTTAATAAGTTAACCGATACTTTTTCAGGTGGTTGGCGTATGCGTATTGAGCTGGCTAAACTATTGCTGCAAAATAATGATATCTTATTACTGGATGAGCCCACAAACCATTTAGATATTGAATCCATTATTTGGTTAGAAGGGTTTTTGAAGAATTATACGGGTGCTGTGGCCATTGTATCACATGATAAAATGTTTTTGGATAATGTAACGAACAGAACCATTGAAATTTCGTTAGGAAGGATTTATGATTATCCAAAGCCCTATTCAAAGTATTTAGTGTTGCGTGAAGAATTACGAACACAACAATTAGCATCCCAAAAAAATCAACAAAAGCAAATAGAACAAACTGAGAAACTTATCGAGAAGTTCCGTGCAAAAGCATCCAAGGCAACCATGGCACAATCGTTAATTAAAAAGCTGGATAAGATTGATAGGATTGAGGTTGATGAAGATGATAACAGTGTAATGACGCTTAATTTTCCAGTATCAATCATACCTGGTAAAGTCGTAGTTGAAATGGAGAAAATCTCTAAAAGCTACGGACATAACCAAGTTTTAAAAAACGTTAGTTTATTAATTGAACGCGATAGTAAAACGGCTTTTGTTGGGCAGAACGGACAAGGTAAATCTACCTTAGCCAAAATTATGGTGGGCGATATACAATATGATGGCCATTTAAAATTAGGGCATAACGTACAAATAGGTTATTTTGCCCAAAATCAAGCAGAATATTTAGATGGCAATAAAACGGTTTTAGATACCATGATTGATGCCGCCAACGAAACCAATAGAAGTAAAGTAAGGGATATTTTAGGGTCGTTTTTATTTAGAGGCGATGAAGCTGAAAAATACGTACGGGTACTTTCTGGAGGAGAGCGCAATCGCTTGGCATTGGCTAAATTAATGCTGCAACCATTTAATGTGTTGATTATGGATGAGCCCACAAATCATTTAGATATCAAGTCTAAAAACGTTTTAAAAGAGGCTTTAAAAAAGTTTGGAGGCACACTGGTTTTAGTGTCTCACGACCGTGATTTTCTTCAAGGGTTAACCAATAAAGTTTACGAGTTTAAAGATCATAAGTTGAAAGAATATCTGGGTGATATTGATTATTATTTAGAACAACGTAATGTTGAAAGTTTACGCGACGTTGAGAAGCGAACGGTGGTTAAAGAAACACCCAAAGAAAAAAAGCAACAATCTTACGATGACCAAAAGAAACTTAAATCCTTAAATAATAGGTTGAGTAATATTGAAGCTGAAATAAATAGATTAGAACGTGACATAAAAAAGATTGATTTGGAACTTGAAAGTAATTATGAAGCGGTTACATCTAAACCCGATTTTTTTGATAAATATCAAAAACTAAAGTCCGATTTACAAGATTCCATGGATAAATGGGAAGCTATTCAACTTGATATAGAGCAGTTCGTCGATTAG
- a CDS encoding DUF983 domain-containing protein: MFKKGSKLYSILTGTCPKCHEESMFKNKNPYILSEVLSMHETCSNCGTKYKIEPSFFYGAMYVSYAVGIAFAVAAFVISFVFLKANINTVFISIVVTLIVFLPIIIRLSRNIWINIFMHYDKSLAKKN; encoded by the coding sequence ATGTTTAAAAAAGGGTCAAAATTATATAGCATTTTAACGGGAACTTGCCCTAAATGCCATGAGGAATCTATGTTTAAAAACAAGAATCCATACATCTTATCAGAAGTATTAAGCATGCACGAAACCTGCAGTAATTGTGGCACAAAATATAAAATAGAGCCATCGTTTTTCTATGGCGCTATGTACGTTAGCTATGCTGTTGGTATTGCATTTGCCGTAGCAGCTTTTGTAATTTCGTTTGTATTTTTAAAAGCCAACATCAATACTGTTTTTATTTCAATTGTAGTGACTTTAATCGTTTTTTTACCGATAATCATTAGACTATCAAGAAACATCTGGATTAATATTTTTATGCATTACGATAAATCATTGGCTAAAAAGAACTAA
- the gldN gene encoding type IX secretion system ring subunit PorN/GldN, with translation MNLKSFLLTVTAVFTVSSIFAQANILNAKSPEEIGVRTDAQKAIDNDKPLEYGYVDDRDILFSKMVWEKIILDERANFPLYYPIDTNNIGSDRRCLYDVLMKSIKSGRIENIYDDSYFKTKRTLKDIEAALVKIDTTELGIEQLNAGEELSAEYINRRDITAADITEYHIKGLWYFDKRQAEMKYRLLGIAPVAPDVNFIDSENQDLVELFWVFFPDAREVLHEAKSFNNKNSSMPFSFDHVLNARRFQAYIYKEENVQGDRAVTEYISDNALMQLLESERIKEKIRDFELDMWTY, from the coding sequence ATGAATTTAAAAAGTTTTTTATTAACCGTAACAGCTGTTTTTACAGTGTCAAGCATATTTGCTCAAGCTAATATACTAAACGCTAAAAGTCCTGAGGAAATTGGGGTTAGAACAGATGCTCAAAAAGCTATAGATAATGATAAACCATTAGAATATGGTTATGTAGATGACAGAGATATCCTTTTTTCTAAGATGGTTTGGGAAAAAATTATTTTAGACGAACGTGCTAACTTTCCGCTATACTATCCAATAGATACTAATAATATTGGTAGCGACAGACGTTGTTTGTATGATGTGCTTATGAAGAGCATTAAAAGTGGTAGGATTGAAAACATTTATGATGATTCTTATTTTAAAACAAAACGTACTTTAAAAGATATTGAAGCGGCATTAGTAAAGATTGATACCACCGAATTAGGTATTGAACAACTAAATGCAGGTGAAGAATTGTCGGCAGAATATATTAACAGAAGAGATATTACAGCTGCTGATATTACTGAATATCATATTAAAGGTCTTTGGTATTTCGATAAACGTCAAGCTGAAATGAAATACAGATTGTTAGGAATTGCTCCAGTTGCTCCAGACGTTAACTTTATAGATTCTGAAAACCAAGATTTAGTAGAATTGTTTTGGGTGTTTTTCCCAGATGCTAGAGAGGTATTGCACGAAGCTAAATCGTTTAATAACAAAAACAGTTCGATGCCATTTTCATTCGATCATGTGTTGAATGCAAGACGCTTTCAGGCTTATATTTATAAAGAAGAGAATGTTCAAGGTGATAGAGCAGTTACAGAATATATATCGGATAATGCTTTAATGCAATTGTTAGAGTCTGAAAGAATTAAAGAGAAAATTAGAGATTTTGAATTAGATATGTGGACATATTAA
- the gldM gene encoding type IX secretion system motor protein PorM/GldM — MAGGNLSPRQKMINLMYLIFIAMLALNMSKEVLSAFGLMNEKLTESNQATGERNTAFMASLDQKAVDQPEKYVSLKSKADQIDDLASKFNKYLEDLKDSMVEGLDDPTDYEIMDKGDYLDENFFKGAKLKPAGEEFLAQMAAYRDGVAKILANEKGMQSVVKDVKEKFNTDDVTNRDGIKQRWLDYHYKGFPLVASLTKMTQLQADIKTTQSEVLSTMLQGTLATEVSMTNYTTLMETSKSAYFNGEQFDGQIVLGRKDATTKPNRVELTLDGRKLSENEYSIEDGKVKLKVGTGNPGEHKIEGKLIFAQDGEDIEVPVSSSFATVARPNAATISADKMNVVYRGVKNPMTISFAGIADNNVNASAQGLSRVSGSKYIMDATRIQGREVTINVTGKIEGQTVSDRATFRIKDLPKPTGTIRGEDGAIKMQRNALEISTVGAKFDDFDFELPLHVTGFKFKVPGQPTIDVNGNKLDSRAKSALLKAKRGTDVQIFDIEAKAGGVSVILKKVSPIIIELTN; from the coding sequence ATGGCAGGAGGAAATTTATCACCCAGACAGAAAATGATTAATCTGATGTATTTAATATTTATAGCAATGCTAGCATTAAATATGTCTAAAGAAGTGCTTTCAGCCTTCGGATTAATGAACGAAAAGCTTACCGAGTCTAATCAAGCCACAGGTGAAAGAAATACTGCTTTCATGGCAAGCTTAGATCAAAAAGCTGTTGATCAACCAGAAAAATATGTATCATTAAAATCTAAAGCAGATCAGATAGACGATTTAGCATCAAAATTTAATAAATATCTAGAGGATTTGAAAGATAGCATGGTTGAAGGATTAGATGATCCTACAGATTACGAAATAATGGATAAGGGCGATTACCTTGACGAAAATTTCTTTAAAGGCGCAAAATTAAAACCAGCAGGCGAAGAATTTTTAGCTCAAATGGCAGCATATAGAGATGGCGTAGCTAAAATTTTAGCAAACGAAAAAGGGATGCAAAGTGTCGTTAAAGATGTAAAAGAAAAATTTAACACAGACGATGTTACCAACAGAGATGGTATCAAACAACGTTGGTTAGATTATCACTACAAAGGATTCCCTTTAGTAGCATCATTAACAAAAATGACGCAACTTCAAGCCGATATTAAAACAACGCAGTCTGAGGTGTTATCAACGATGTTACAAGGTACACTTGCTACCGAGGTGTCTATGACAAACTATACAACATTAATGGAAACATCAAAATCGGCTTATTTTAATGGTGAGCAATTTGATGGACAAATTGTGTTAGGTCGTAAAGATGCTACAACTAAACCAAATAGAGTAGAATTAACTTTAGACGGAAGAAAACTTTCTGAAAATGAATATTCTATTGAAGATGGAAAAGTTAAATTGAAAGTTGGAACAGGAAATCCTGGTGAACATAAAATTGAAGGTAAATTAATCTTTGCTCAAGACGGTGAAGATATTGAAGTACCTGTGAGTTCATCATTTGCTACTGTTGCAAGACCAAATGCAGCAACTATTTCAGCGGATAAAATGAATGTAGTATATCGTGGTGTTAAAAACCCAATGACGATCTCTTTTGCTGGTATTGCCGATAATAATGTAAACGCATCTGCACAAGGTTTAAGTAGAGTAAGTGGTAGCAAGTATATAATGGATGCTACAAGAATTCAAGGTAGAGAAGTTACAATTAATGTGACTGGTAAAATTGAAGGACAAACCGTTAGTGATAGAGCAACATTCAGAATTAAAGATTTACCAAAACCAACAGGAACTATAAGAGGTGAAGACGGTGCTATAAAAATGCAACGTAACGCTCTTGAAATTTCAACCGTAGGCGCTAAGTTTGATGATTTCGATTTCGAATTGCCATTACACGTTACTGGATTTAAATTTAAAGTACCTGGTCAACCAACCATTGACGTAAATGGAAATAAGCTTGATAGTAGAGCTAAATCAGCATTACTAAAAGCCAAAAGAGGGACAGATGTTCAGATATTTGATATTGAAGCTAAAGCAGGTGGTGTAAGCGTGATACTTAAAAAAGTATCTCCAATCATTATAGAGCTTACAAACTAA
- the gldL gene encoding type IX secretion system motor protein PorL/GldL, which yields MAQSKASKKFMNMAYGLGAAIVIIGALFKITHMEFGPITGNAMLTLGLVTEAVIFALSAFEPVDSELDWSLVYPELAGGETSKKDKNESPQGLLSKKLDELLKDAKIDGELMASLGESIKNFEGAAKNMSSSANSIEASKKYSEELSLAAAQMESLNSLYKVQLESISRQATINEESVENASKLKEQMQSLASNLSSLNGVYGGMLSAMNKN from the coding sequence ATGGCACAGTCAAAAGCAAGTAAAAAGTTCATGAATATGGCTTACGGATTAGGAGCGGCAATTGTAATTATTGGAGCGCTTTTCAAAATTACTCATATGGAGTTTGGACCCATTACAGGTAACGCTATGTTAACATTAGGTCTTGTTACCGAAGCAGTTATTTTTGCATTATCAGCATTCGAACCAGTGGACAGCGAATTAGATTGGTCTTTAGTGTATCCAGAACTAGCAGGAGGAGAAACAAGCAAAAAAGATAAAAATGAAAGCCCACAAGGATTATTATCTAAAAAATTAGATGAGTTATTAAAAGATGCTAAAATTGATGGCGAGTTAATGGCAAGTTTAGGAGAAAGCATTAAAAACTTTGAAGGAGCTGCTAAAAATATGTCATCTAGTGCAAATTCTATAGAAGCTTCTAAAAAATATAGTGAAGAATTATCATTGGCAGCAGCCCAAATGGAATCTTTAAACAGTCTATATAAAGTGCAGTTAGAAAGCATTAGCAGACAAGCAACTATTAATGAGGAGTCTGTTGAAAATGCATCTAAATTAAAAGAACAAATGCAATCTCTAGCATCTAACTTATCATCATTAAATGGCGTATACGGTGGTATGCTGTCTGCTATGAACAAAAACTAA
- a CDS encoding NAD(P)/FAD-dependent oxidoreductase, whose translation MQVDYIIVGIGLAGISFCEQLKAHNKTFVVFDNASQQSSTVAGGLYNPVVLKRFTPVWKCKEQLDLALPMYANLEAELGVKLDYKIPVYRKFASLEEQNDWFTASDKQILSEYLSPKIIKNDNKSIDAPYGYGEVLETGRIDVKTLIEAYKSYLLSHGLFVESVFEYDDLKIEADTIPYKNIIAKHIVFAEGFGVKQNPFFKDLPLVPAKGELLTIYAPDLKIDYVLKAGVFLIPLGDDLYIVGATYEWKDLSSKVTDLAKEELLTKLEKLINCEFEVVNQVSGIRPTVKDRRPLVGQHEKYKNMFVLNGLGTRGVMIGPYVAQQLYDFIEKGMPLEKEIDIARF comes from the coding sequence ATGCAAGTAGATTATATTATAGTAGGGATTGGGTTAGCGGGCATTAGCTTTTGTGAGCAATTAAAGGCTCATAACAAAACGTTTGTGGTTTTTGATAACGCGTCGCAACAGTCATCAACAGTTGCAGGTGGCTTATACAATCCTGTAGTTTTAAAACGTTTTACACCTGTTTGGAAATGTAAAGAACAACTCGATTTAGCATTGCCAATGTATGCGAATTTAGAAGCAGAATTAGGGGTGAAGTTAGATTATAAAATTCCGGTATATCGAAAATTTGCATCGCTAGAAGAACAAAATGATTGGTTTACAGCTTCCGATAAGCAGATACTTTCAGAATATCTTTCACCAAAGATCATTAAAAATGACAATAAGTCTATTGATGCACCTTATGGTTATGGCGAAGTATTAGAAACCGGACGTATTGATGTAAAAACATTAATAGAAGCTTATAAATCATATCTATTGAGCCATGGCTTATTTGTTGAATCTGTTTTTGAGTATGATGATTTAAAAATAGAAGCCGATACTATCCCGTACAAAAACATTATAGCAAAACACATAGTATTTGCAGAAGGTTTTGGTGTAAAACAAAATCCGTTTTTTAAAGACTTACCATTAGTACCAGCAAAAGGGGAATTACTTACTATATATGCGCCCGATTTAAAGATAGACTATGTTTTAAAAGCAGGTGTGTTTTTAATTCCGTTGGGTGACGATTTATATATTGTTGGGGCCACTTACGAATGGAAAGATTTAAGTAGTAAAGTCACAGATTTAGCAAAAGAGGAACTTTTAACCAAGCTGGAAAAACTAATTAATTGTGAATTTGAAGTTGTTAACCAAGTATCAGGAATACGTCCTACAGTAAAAGATAGACGCCCGTTGGTTGGTCAACACGAAAAATATAAGAATATGTTTGTGCTAAATGGTTTGGGCACACGTGGTGTTATGATTGGTCCTTATGTAGCACAGCAACTTTATGATTTTATTGAAAAGGGGATGCCTCTTGAAAAAGAGATTGATATTGCTCGATTTTAA
- the gldK gene encoding T9SS ring complex lipoprotein PorK/GldK, producing MDMKKFVLLTAVIAMLTSCGSNDKGELVGVKGKKWHPEKPYGMELIPGGAFIMGKGDDDLAGVQDAPAKTATVRAFYMDATEITNSEYREFVNWVRDSIIRMKLAILADEVGKVPDDGGIGEFAFKDADTANMSVYEKYMFENYTGLGPTGYEGRKINRDVDLIFDTSEYPDEYYTEVMDTMYLPLEDSYNGQRTWDVEKFKFQYSYMDIQEAARNRGIKRRDAIVREEIKVYPDTAVWIRDFAYSYNEPMHNDYFWHDAYSDYPVVGVTWKQAKAFCEWRTIKKNSYQKSRKGAAMVNTFRLPSEAEWEYAARGGLQAATYPWGGPYTKSDRGCFMANFKPVRGDYAADQALYTVEAKSYEPNDYNLYNMAGNVAEWVNASYDQSSYEFTSTINPSVNDNNNQRKIVRGGSWKDVAYFLQVSSRDYEYADSARSYIGFRTVQDYMGTQVTGKNK from the coding sequence ATGGATATGAAGAAGTTTGTATTATTAACCGCAGTAATAGCAATGCTTACTAGTTGTGGCTCTAACGATAAGGGCGAACTAGTGGGTGTTAAAGGAAAAAAATGGCACCCTGAAAAACCTTATGGAATGGAACTTATTCCAGGTGGTGCATTTATAATGGGTAAAGGCGATGATGATTTGGCGGGTGTTCAAGATGCACCAGCTAAAACCGCAACCGTAAGAGCCTTTTATATGGATGCTACTGAAATAACAAATAGCGAATACCGTGAATTTGTTAATTGGGTGAGAGACTCAATTATTAGAATGAAGCTTGCGATTTTAGCAGATGAGGTAGGGAAAGTTCCAGATGATGGTGGTATTGGTGAATTTGCATTTAAAGATGCAGATACCGCAAATATGTCGGTTTACGAAAAATACATGTTCGAGAACTACACAGGATTAGGGCCTACAGGATATGAAGGCAGAAAAATAAATCGTGATGTCGACTTAATTTTCGATACCTCAGAATATCCCGATGAGTATTATACCGAGGTTATGGATACCATGTATTTGCCTTTAGAAGATTCTTATAATGGGCAACGTACTTGGGATGTTGAAAAGTTTAAGTTCCAGTATAGTTACATGGATATCCAAGAAGCGGCAAGAAACAGAGGTATAAAACGTAGAGACGCCATTGTTAGAGAAGAAATAAAAGTGTATCCAGATACAGCTGTTTGGATTAGGGATTTCGCATATTCATATAACGAACCCATGCATAATGATTATTTTTGGCATGACGCGTATAGCGATTATCCAGTAGTAGGCGTTACTTGGAAACAAGCTAAAGCGTTCTGTGAGTGGAGAACTATCAAGAAAAATTCGTATCAAAAATCTAGAAAAGGAGCTGCAATGGTTAATACTTTTAGATTACCATCAGAAGCAGAGTGGGAATATGCTGCTCGTGGCGGTCTGCAAGCTGCGACTTATCCATGGGGTGGTCCTTATACAAAAAGTGATAGAGGATGTTTTATGGCAAACTTTAAACCTGTAAGAGGTGATTATGCAGCAGACCAAGCATTATATACAGTAGAAGCTAAGTCTTACGAACCAAATGATTATAATTTATATAACATGGCAGGTAACGTAGCAGAGTGGGTAAATGCTTCATACGACCAGTCGTCTTACGAATTTACATCAACAATTAACCCAAGTGTTAACGATAACAATAACCAACGTAAAATTGTTAGAGGTGGTTCTTGGAAAGATGTGGCATACTTTTTACAAGTAAGCTCAAGAGATTACGAATATGCAGATTCTGCAAGAAGTTATATTGGTTTTAGAACAGTTCAGGATTACATGGGGACACAAGTAACCGGGAAAAATAAATAA
- a CDS encoding formylglycine-generating enzyme family protein: MKIKRILNFFTCLLIILFVACKNDSKNNRGSTDKGDKETVNPINTPEGMIWVSKKTFIQGAKKGDKYAMHGEMPAHKVTVDGFFIDVTEVTNKQFKAFVDATKYITVAERPVDWEAMKKELPKSTPKPHDSILQPGSLIFNKDVNKVASMDNYTQWWTWKIGASWKHPEGPESSIEGKDNYPVVHIALEDALAYCKWANRKLPTEAQWESAAQGKDIDDIYTWGNNPEILNAHANTWQGVFPVKNESKDGFELIAPVKSYPPNSIGLYDMLGNVWEITADLFNVNYYKELDSSQPILNPKGASTSFSPNNPYQVEHVIKGGSFLCNASYCASFRISAKMGMSTDSGSDHIGFRTIVALDMLE, encoded by the coding sequence ATGAAAATAAAGCGTATACTTAATTTTTTTACATGCCTTTTAATTATTCTTTTTGTGGCATGTAAAAACGATTCAAAGAATAACAGGGGGAGTACTGATAAAGGAGATAAAGAAACTGTAAATCCCATTAATACTCCAGAAGGGATGATTTGGGTTTCAAAAAAGACATTTATACAAGGAGCCAAGAAAGGCGATAAATATGCTATGCACGGAGAAATGCCTGCGCATAAAGTAACTGTTGATGGTTTTTTTATTGATGTCACCGAAGTCACCAACAAACAGTTTAAAGCTTTTGTTGATGCCACCAAATATATTACGGTTGCAGAACGGCCAGTAGATTGGGAGGCAATGAAAAAGGAATTACCCAAAAGCACTCCAAAACCACATGATTCAATTTTACAACCTGGAAGTTTAATTTTCAATAAAGATGTAAACAAGGTCGCTTCTATGGATAATTATACACAATGGTGGACTTGGAAAATAGGAGCTAGCTGGAAACATCCCGAAGGACCAGAAAGTTCTATTGAGGGTAAAGATAACTATCCGGTGGTGCACATCGCATTAGAAGACGCCTTAGCTTATTGCAAATGGGCTAACAGAAAATTACCTACAGAGGCACAATGGGAATCTGCTGCTCAAGGTAAAGACATCGATGATATTTACACATGGGGCAATAACCCTGAAATATTGAATGCGCATGCCAATACTTGGCAGGGTGTTTTTCCTGTAAAAAACGAATCGAAAGATGGTTTTGAATTGATAGCACCTGTAAAATCATATCCACCAAATTCTATTGGACTATATGATATGCTTGGAAATGTTTGGGAAATAACCGCAGATTTGTTTAATGTAAATTACTATAAAGAATTAGACAGTTCGCAACCAATCTTAAACCCTAAAGGTGCCAGCACATCTTTTAGTCCAAACAATCCCTATCAAGTAGAACATGTAATAAAAGGCGGTTCTTTTTTATGCAACGCATCTTATTGCGCCAGTTTTAGAATTTCAGCTAAAATGGGGATGAGTACAGATTCGGGCTCAGACCATATTGGGTTTAGAACCATTGTAGCTCTAGATATGTTGGAGTAA
- a CDS encoding CPXCG motif-containing cysteine-rich protein, whose translation MLEHYFTCPYCWETISMLLDNSVSKQVYIEDCEVCCNPIQISVQFNNSELMDFQADSLEQ comes from the coding sequence ATGTTGGAACACTATTTTACCTGTCCATATTGTTGGGAAACAATCTCTATGCTATTAGATAATTCGGTTTCTAAGCAAGTATATATAGAAGATTGCGAAGTCTGTTGTAATCCAATACAGATTTCGGTGCAGTTTAATAATTCTGAATTAATGGATTTTCAAGCAGATAGCTTGGAACAATAA
- a CDS encoding leucine-rich repeat domain-containing protein yields MKILKLIVLSFFITAYSFASVSQSEKEALIALYNATNGSQWNSTWDMNTSVNTWYGVKVENDKVVEINLQFNNLQGNLPEEIGNLVYLKKMNLGFNKLEGTLPSSIKNLKELKSLELFMNQFEGNIPSELGELTKLETLKLYSNKFEGHIPQALMRLTNLRELLLGSNFLTGTIPTNIYALSKLEKLSLMDNKLEGEIPVEIAQLTQLEELILSTNQLTGNLPLEFMGLKKLNTIMVSDNNLNQEYTSYSGKNLPSLLHMQTENATAILDIEKD; encoded by the coding sequence ATGAAGATTTTAAAACTTATAGTTCTATCATTTTTTATAACGGCATATTCATTTGCCAGTGTTTCTCAAAGCGAAAAAGAAGCTTTAATAGCGCTTTATAATGCCACTAATGGTAGTCAATGGAATTCTACATGGGATATGAATACATCTGTTAACACGTGGTATGGTGTTAAAGTTGAAAACGATAAAGTAGTAGAAATCAACCTTCAATTTAATAACCTTCAAGGTAATTTGCCTGAAGAAATAGGCAATCTTGTTTATTTAAAGAAAATGAATTTAGGTTTTAATAAATTAGAAGGAACCCTGCCGTCTTCAATAAAAAATTTAAAGGAATTAAAGTCTTTAGAATTATTTATGAATCAATTTGAAGGTAACATTCCTTCTGAGTTAGGTGAATTAACAAAATTAGAGACCTTAAAATTGTACAGTAACAAATTTGAAGGTCATATTCCACAAGCTTTAATGAGATTAACAAACTTAAGAGAGCTTTTATTAGGGAGTAATTTTTTAACAGGAACCATTCCGACTAATATTTATGCCCTATCTAAACTTGAAAAGTTAAGTTTGATGGACAATAAATTAGAAGGAGAAATACCTGTAGAAATAGCACAATTAACCCAATTGGAAGAGTTGATATTATCTACCAATCAACTTACTGGTAATTTACCATTAGAGTTTATGGGCTTAAAGAAATTAAACACTATAATGGTTAGTGATAATAATTTAAATCAGGAATATACAAGCTATTCGGGTAAAAATTTACCAAGTCTTTTACACATGCAAACGGAAAACGCTACTGCTATATTAGATATTGAAAAAGATTAA